Below is a genomic region from Brassica oleracea var. oleracea cultivar TO1000 chromosome C9, BOL, whole genome shotgun sequence.
CTATAGTCTCTCTTCCACTGATCTCTTCCATTCACCTGCTGGTACCGTGAGGCTCACGCTTTCCATTGTCAACCCTTCTCTTGTGGCTACTTCATCCAACCCCAAGGTTAACACTTCGATTTCCTCCGAGGTTGTGTTGCTTAGCCCACAGGTTTCTGAAACTGTGGATTACACGAGGATTGAGTTCCCTGACATCAATGTTGTCAACGAGAACAAACAGATGGTTACAGAGTACTTCAATGGAATGGGTGTCAGGTCTGGAACAGCTTCTTTTCTCTGTCTCGGCTCAACTCATTTGCCAGAAACCGACGTAACAATGGTGTGCTTGGAAGACAAAGAGGTTCACGGGAATGGGAGTTTTATGGCTTCTTCTTCAACAACAACAAGCTTAAGCGACGACAAGAACACAGCTGATTCAAACGAGAACGAGAATAGAGAAGTGGCGAAAGCATTAAGCAGCAGCAAAGAAGGAGAAGAGAAAATGAATGTTGAAACGGAGGAAACATCGATGCAGAAACAGATAGCAGAGATGTATATGAGAAGTATGCAACAGTTCACTGAGTCTTTAGCAAAGATGAAGCTTCCCATGGATCACAACAACAACAGTGAAACTCAGATTCAGAATCGGAATAATAATAACGATAACGGCACTGAGAAGAAAAAAGAAGGCTCCCGTGTCTTTTACGGAAGCAGAGCCTTCTTTTAATGGAATCAAGAACTCATTTGCAAATAAGTGTTTTTGTGACATTTTAGCTTCTTTGGTAATCGATCTCTCTATGTTACATTCACATGATATTCCTGTAACCGAGTTTCAATATTTTAGTAGAAAAATCTCAACAGAACATTGTTCTCAAAATAAGAAGGATAAATCTCTAATTGTAGCCTGTAGGGTAACAAACAAACAATATATATTCTTGGTATTGATCTAAAACGTGTACTACAACTTGTCGCTTTTATAATCTAAATCACAACCAGTTTCACTTCTCTTACCAGGTATACAGCTGATCCCTCACACAGCCCCGTGTTTCACCCGTGAATCATTCCGATGCCATCGCCAGAAAACGCCAATAGCTTCCTTTTTTTATCTAACGTAATGAGCTATGACAAATCACAGCCTTGCAAGACAGATCATCATCAATGAGCCACAACTTCAACTCTTCAAGCTTTGTCCGAATGATATTGGAATCAACCTCAGGTGACCAATAGACTACCGGTTTGCCATCTCCCAACGACTGATTAACGCTGTTGGCATTGTTATTCTCTGCAATACTCATCGTCTCTACTGTCTTAATCATCTTTCCCTTTCGCTCCACTAGCTCTTTCACTAGTTGAATAAAATCTAGATTCTTCGTTGCTGAGGATACAATGCTATTCAGAAGCTCATTACTCCACAACTTTTGAGCGACCGGTGAAGATTGAACAATCAAAATTCCAGAGCTTTCCCCGATATAGAAGTCGTACTCTGATCTGACTCTGTCAAGGAGTGGACTTTTATCCACCAGAAGCGCATTACTTGAAAACACCCATGTGCTGTAACCAAGTTCTAAGCATTTTTTAACAACGTAAGCATTCCCCAGAGCCTCCTTCACTGAGTTTGAGTAAGAAGTTTTGCTTTTCACCAACTTGTCGAGAAACATATCCGCGTCAATCACAGGGTGTCCCCTTCTCGAAAGATCATAGAACAGCTCAGAGCTAGGGCCTATAAAAACGTGGTTTCGAGTATCAATCTTCTCGAAATGGCATAGTAAGTTCCTGATGAACATCTTGTCTGCACCAAATAGACTGACCAGAACTACGGTTTTGTCTCTCTGCACAGAAGGAAGAATGGCTCCAAGCTCATTCAAGCTCCTCACAACTCTACCGGAAACAACTTCACTGAAACAGTAATCGTACCACTTAAGGTTGCTCAAGGGCTGGAGTTTCAGAAAATCAGAAGTGATGGTACTTTTATTCAGCAGCTCCGAGTCTGGCCCAGCGGTTTTTCCATAGTTAACGCCAGCATCCCTGTGAGAGACACTCAACGCCCTCTCGTTTTGGAAATTCGTGTAGATGTTGAAATAGCCACGAGAGTGAATAAACTTTATGAACCAAGGTGTCCATATTCTTTCTCCCAGCCTCTTGTACCATCCATTCGTCACCTAAGAAAACAAACGACATAAACCTTGGCATTTATAAATAATGAAATCCATGAGGAAGACAAAGTTACCATGCCATCAAGGAAAGGCTTCTTGTCCTTTGATT
It encodes:
- the LOC106318193 gene encoding uncharacterized protein LOC106318193 yields the protein MESLKQASSSRFCYHQGFSGVLQVFVHNARNIHNICIYDNQDVYAKFSLTYNPDDTISTRIVHRAGKNPEFNQKLMINVNQLDAAVLKCEIWMMSRARHYMEDQLLGFALVPVSDIIGEDSVTQDYSLSSTDLFHSPAGTVRLTLSIVNPSLVATSSNPKVNTSISSEVVLLSPQVSETVDYTRIEFPDINVVNENKQMVTEYFNGMGVRSGTASFLCLGSTHLPETDVTMVCLEDKEVHGNGSFMASSSTTTSLSDDKNTADSNENENREVAKALSSSKEGEEKMNVETEETSMQKQIAEMYMRSMQQFTESLAKMKLPMDHNNNSETQIQNRNNNNDNGTEKKKEGSRVFYGSRAFF
- the LOC106318192 gene encoding uncharacterized protein LOC106318192; its protein translation is MATMAFTQPKKNLLPLLLFLFCISVIILLILLSETTHSVPQRDATLQRIHNNALPPFTFLIKVLTFNRPHSLSRCLLSLSAADYGVAGDTQRIHLHVYVDHFKPLSPNSKSVGDRLSNAKEILDFVDKFEWRFGEKLVHYRTGNAGLQGQWLEAWWPSSDHEFAFVVEDDLEVSPLYYGFLESVIRSYYYDRSNYDPSVYGASLQRPRFVPGKHGNKLHLDPKTNVFLYQLVGTWGQLLFPKPWKEFRLWYDEHKSKDKKPFLDGMVTNGWYKRLGERIWTPWFIKFIHSRGYFNIYTNFQNERALSVSHRDAGVNYGKTAGPDSELLNKSTITSDFLKLQPLSNLKWYDYCFSEVVSGRVVRSLNELGAILPSVQRDKTVVLVSLFGADKMFIRNLLCHFEKIDTRNHVFIGPSSELFYDLSRRGHPVIDADMFLDKLVKSKTSYSNSVKEALGNAYVVKKCLELGYSTWVFSSNALLVDKSPLLDRVRSEYDFYIGESSGILIVQSSPVAQKLWSNELLNSIVSSATKNLDFIQLVKELVERKGKMIKTVETMSIAENNNANSVNQSLGDGKPVVYWSPEVDSNIIRTKLEELKLWLIDDDLSCKAVICHSSLR